A window of Miscanthus floridulus cultivar M001 chromosome 12, ASM1932011v1, whole genome shotgun sequence genomic DNA:
TGCGCGGTTGTAGATGAGTTTCTGATCATGGTTCGTGATTTTACCATGTTGGTCTTGTAACGATCTACTCGTACCGGTCGGAATTCCACCatccgagttaagtgatacatgtaaatccagtcatggcaagatggagatcaattAGATTGATCGAATTGAACCTAGGTCAAGTGCCGAGCGCATGTGATGTGCAacggtgatagattggatctactgcCGGGCGCCGGATTGCAAGGAAAAGTGTTGTTCAGTAAAAcagccataacttttgcatacgacctcggattgagacgaactctaaacaaaaattgtagagaaCAAAATTTTACATCTGATTCTCACCGCCTTTGGCGGTTTgctgaaattagatttgcgaaaaatGGCCGGGAAGGTAGTGTTTTCGGCGTTTTAAGATTAGACGTCGGAATCGGTTAACTCTGTTTTGCAGGAATTTAtgactggtatagcccttatgtgtttgtgatgcatgtatgtaattaattcatggcttgcatgtcgtgagtatgacaatatggctggAGCCACAAAGATATTGACAATTTGATGTAATGGCCTGCGTGCCAAACTGTGATGATCCTATCCACGACTATGTAATTTTCTTCACTGTCTTGCattagtgatagctagtcttggtggactcatcattgaaggatggcatacatggatcatggagatggagatcatcatgaggaacagttcaatggagatggagatccccaaaggaacaatgggctataccatgtcatatctgtgttattgtcgttcttactatgttctactttcacgtgcgataatgtttttgtctacatgcgatggtgaagtagaacgatccctcagcaatgtttaagttaaaatgcttTCCCAAACCATGCACTATCATgtgtcttgtacaatcggtggtgggtctatgaaattagggtgcaACTGGTTTTCCTTAACTAGACAGGTTCGTATCGGATACTTACagcagaagggttggttacttggataaggtcatcctaacggttagggaccttggagcatgagtagttgggcaccaaagaatagagatgctacccaacaacaagagtcatatgtgatatgattagcagAGAGTTTcttaccaatctaccatgtcttctagcggtgatgctaaagctcactagtagacttgttagttgtgggtcttgaatcactaagtttcaagagagggatattgattttagtgggagtagattctattaaaggtttaatattgtttactctgTCTTGGAtatattgtcttagtattttgcattacttttgttgtagataaatggcgcctagcaatcaaccatttactttgcgttcaattcttgagaaagataagttgaatggaacaaactatgtGGATTGCATCCGCAACCTAAGAATTGTTCTTAGggctgagaaaaaggaagaaattctagacaccccattacCAGAAGAGCCTACTGATAATGCACCTGCTGCAGAGAAAAACGCTTACAAGAGAGCATGTGATGTtgatcttgaagtgagttgccttatgcttgcttgtatggaactAGATTTGCAGTTGTagtttgacaataaccatgcagcgcacgatatgatcgtggcactcaatgatatgttctagactcaagccaggactgaaaggttcaatgtctcaaaggcttttgctgaaaccaagctagcagagggcGTAATAGTTGGGtcacatgtgatcaaaatggttggttatactcagaggttggagaagctAGGCTTCCCAATTGGCCCTAAATTAGATACTGATTTTATTCTCGCGTCTCTTCCGCCCAGCTATGGAAATTTTGTTGCAAACTACAATATGCATGGGGCAgagaagggcttgaatgaattatgtggcatgcttaaaatAGCAGAGGATGATATCAAGAAAGGTGTtggcagtagccatgtgatggcggtccaaaacaagcctaagtttaagaagaagggcaattcttggaagaagaaaaagggcaaggctaaagatgagatTTCTAAGCCAAATCCACTTGCGCCCAAGGCTGGACCACCTGCTGATGCTGAGTGCTTTCATTATCATGGGAAAGGTCACTAGAAGAGGAACTACAAGCTGTACCAAGAATCCATAAAGGATCGCGACAGTAAAGGTACTCCCGCAGCTTGTACACTTGTTATTTATGTTACGGAcattttccttgctaattcttatattaattcttgggtatttgatactggatcggttgctcatatttgcaatatgatgtagggaatgataagaagtagaagcgtggaaaagagagaagttgatttccgcgtgggcaataatgcaagagttgctgcgttgaacgtcgggacgatgcaactccacctcccgtcaggatttattatggagttgaataattgttattttgttcctagtttaagtcaaaacattatgtcaccttcatgtttgatgaaggatggttattcatttgcgagtaaagacattggttgtgtgatctctaaaatggcatgtttgtggcttctgcatccattgtgaatgggttatttattttaaatcttgaagatgctcctgtctataatataagtgctaaaagcctcagcttaatgagttaagtcctacctatatgtggcattgtcgtttaggtcatataagtgagaatcgcatgaagaggctccattctgatgggcttttaacttcgtttgattttgaatcatacgagacatgtgaggcttgcctgctgggcaagatgaccaagatgCCTTCACAGGTTTTCCTGAGAGGGCGGTAGACTTGCTAgaactcatacatactgatgtgtGCGGACCAATGAGTACGACAACAAGAGGTggattccaatacttcataaccttcattgatgactttagtagatatgactatgtctacttaatgagacataactctgagacatttgaaaagttcaaggagtttcagagtgaagtagagaatcaacatggtaagaaaattaaggctttgcgatctgatcgtggaggcgaatatttgagccacgagtttagcaatcatctaaagagttgcggAATTGTTCCACGGCTTACGCCACCTGGAATGCCTCAGAGAAATGGCGTGTCCGAGTGATGTAATTGGACTTCGTTGGACATGGTTCGGTCTATGATGAGACAGGCAGACCTACCAttatcattttggggatacgctctagaaacagccgctttcacattgaatagggtaccatCTAAGTCCGTAGTTAAGACACCATatgagatgtggactggtaagactcctagtttgtcttttctgaaaatttggggttgtgaagtttatgtcaaacgacttatgatagataaactaacacccaaatcagacaaatgctttttcgtgggatatccgaaggaaactttagcgtattacttctacaaccgatcagagggcaaagtgtttgttgctcggaatggtgttttcttagagaaagagtttctcaaaagagagaaaagtggacagaaggtgtatcttgaagaagttcaagatgagccaggtgggaaggactctacgagtgatgctaatgtagcagaacaagttgagatactcgtggcaatagaaacaccgccacaaccacgaaggttagcaagaatccatgagttgcatggggatttgttattgttagacgATGACGAACCAGCAACTTAtgcggaagcaatgatggacccagattccgagAAATagcaaagtgccatgagatctgagatagattccatgggaaacaaccaagtttggaacttggttgacccgcctgatggggttagacccatagagtgcaaatggatctataaaaagaaaaaggatatggatggaaacgttcacatctataaagctcaacttgttgcaaagggttttcggcaagttcaaggaattgactacgacgagactttctcgccggtagcgatgcttaaatctatccggatcattctagcaatagctgcttattttgattatgagatatggcagatggatgttaaaacagcctttctaaatagaaatttggatgaggacgtgtatatgatacagcctgaaggttttgttgatccaaacaatgctaGAAAAATTTGTAAgcttcagaaatccatttatgggttaaagcaagcatctcggagttggaacattcattttaatgaagtggtcaaagggtttggcttccgttagaatgaagaagaaccttgtgtttacaagaaggaaagtgggagcgTTGTTGTATTTatgatcttgtatgtggatgacatattattgattgggaatgacattcctatgttgcaatccgtaaagacttcactgaataataatttttctatgaaggatttaggagaagcagcatacattttgggcatcaagatctatagagatagatcaaagaggcttataggattaagccaagatacgtacattaacaaggtgttgaaacgattcaacatggaatagtccaagaaagggttcttgcctatgtcacatggtatgcgctttagcgataaatagtgtccttcgacagctgatgagtggaagcgcatgagtaaggttccatatgcctcggcagttggttccatcatgtacgccatgatatgtactcgcccagatgtctcacatgctctaagtgttgcgagcagctaccaagctgatccaggagagagtcactggacacttgttaaaaacattcttaagtacttgagaaggactaaagatgtgttcctaatctatggaggtgaggaggagctcgttgtaaatggttacaccgatgctagcttccGAACTAACATGGATGATTCACATtctcaatcaggttttgtgttcacaataaatggtggtgttgtaagttggaaaagttccaagcaggagacGGTGACCGATTCTACAGCAGAGGCCGAGTACATTGCAGCTTGTAGAGCTACaaaggaaggtgtttggatgaggagattcctcattgaacttggtgtgtttccgaatgcgtccagcccattgaatctacattgtgacaaTAATGGGGCAATTGTGCAAGCCAAGGAaccaaggaatcaccaaaagaacaaacatgtactgtgaaaatttcacctcattcgagagttcattagacgagatgagatcaagatgtgcaagatacacatagatttgaatgttgcagatcctttgacaaaggctcttccacagcctaagcatgaggcgcacatgagagctatgggtattcgatatcttcgagattaactctagtgcaagtgggagattgttgggagtatgccctagagataatcatagagatgattatattgccttgtatccatgatatattatgagttcattgaatttccattaaagacaacctgtatcgattagcaattatgtgaattgtttgtgaaactcttttacttgtaagGTTATTCTAATGTGGTCCTTGGTCAGAGttcatgtgaggacacacatgaataatggatcagcacattattagttgatgattatgtttcacaagtcatagacatggagatgtcaaactaataatgtgggcacatgtatgacatggggctggactgacccaacatgagatgttgttattatctctattcacattatgtacgttatgtccttagacctgagattgttgtatgtattcaagatgtgaaacgacctactcagggactatcaaacgctactccgtaataGGGTAGTCATAAAGGTGGTTTTtttgggtttgtcgggaaacatgctatgagacatagacaatcaagatggaatttgaccctctctatatgagagagatatcactggatcactctaatgattagatcaagaaatgcatggctgtgcttgggttaagtgttaacctatgagttggaccaaatatcgtgaggcaagggaataacaagtatgtggttttgtggtgttttgtctgatatgatctttgcgtatgcataggagttgacatgccttgctagaggccgctgtcaactaatggccgagtaggagtactcgggccatgtctatgtgtgcgtgaacccatagggtcgcatgcttaaggggctggaagcctaatttGGATTGGATCcaagttagacaaggcttagggttactaatgggcctccaactcgggagctcattagggacgcctataaataagtggggtgggcaacAGGGCTAGATATACATGCCTTTTTGGCAGCTGTCATCGCCCATCCTACGCTCGCACCTGCTGCTCCTCATGGACCTAGGAGTCCGGAGGCGCGatgcttcctccctgtacgtgtggatacctcggaggtgctgtatctggagcacaaggatgaaccgCACAAAGGGGACGGACGTACAGATGACCTTGCAACTACATGGCACTGCTATGATGCGTTCAACTACATTGAGTCACTTCCGTTGCACctacgcgtctagtggtaatcccatgatctataactagcagtagatcctggtttatgaggtcaaatttttattttccggctagcgtagcatcctcataacccttcaGGAACCTCCTCCATCGCGtgcttgcctcggttgtcctcgTCAGCCATAGGGTTTGGTTCGATCTACGGAAAGGAGGAAGAAAACTGCTATAGGGTTTGTGAAGACGGAGAAGTGCGAAGAACAGAGGCGATTGTAGGTGTAGATGTGCTTGAAGCCAGAGCCCTTAGCCGGTGTTTATAGCCTTGGAGATGGGATGGTCAATGTCTCAGGATATGCAAAGGCAAGCCCAATTAATGGAATAGGGAGCACCGTTCTACCAGTACTGAGGGAAAATGCGGCGATTAATGACCGGGGAGAAATTTGAAAAGTTTTACCATGAGAGCCGTTTTAGATTTAATCGAGTCAGATTGAATCACAAGTCAAAATTGGCTAATCCGAAATGGCTATTCTACTGAGCCTTGAAGAGACACGCAATAGGCCAGATAACTGCTtacaaattggtacatggaacatGAGTATAGGGCAAAAGAGGAGTCACTTAAAACATagaaattgtttgctagcttctcctattacaaactaagggccggagaacactttgttcactatgtcttcgGTCTAGGAAGCGAGGGCTACGGAGTTGGCGGTGTTGAAGAAATCATTGACCAGACGCTCATGGTCCTCAGGGTGttcggtggctgggaaaccatggggaagaagtcaaagctcATGACCAGAGTGAGCTTGCGcaacagccaatgccatggcagcaccatgatgaacactaTGAAGGGCAACTTCTCTGATGTGGTTTGGGATATCGTACAACCGAACCACCAGCACGACACCCCTGGCATTGACGAATCCTACCGCATACTTtgtagctgatcgaaggctttccaactaggcCAATAGGTCTAGAAAGATTCAAGGAAGGGATGATCAAGATCATGAAGACAACACTAAAAGAAACAGAGAATTGTGGTGGATATCTCACCCATAATTCTAGCCTCAACCTCGGCCAACCTCGCTTGAGTGGAGTTGGCCCCATGTTTTGAGATGATGAGAGTTTCCTACAGCGCATTCAGATGAAAGTCTATCCGCCCAAGATCACGGGTTGAATTCTCCTAGTGAAAAAGATGCTAGTGTGATGGCACAGCCTTGTCAAGGGCCTCTTCAGCAGGCCTCTTACTGCTCTCCATATCTTTTAGCCTATTAGAAAGCAAATCGCACCAAAGGCACAGAAGGTTTGGgacaaagcaggttgtttttcgatccacaacCATGGCTCGTATATATAGCCCAAGAGATGAGAAGATAGACTTCATCAGGAGTATGGAATTGAAGTCAGTTATGAAAATGGATCAACACTCCAGAAAATTCAGGGAACGGTTCATGGAAGCATAATAGATTTAGACTTATTGTTTCCCATAAATCATAGATACTGTAGGATTGATACAAAAAATTTACATTAACCAACGATCAACCCACTACGACTtccttggattgaagggagtctaggtccccacaaggctgaaggtcatcatggaccaagtcatatcAGCCCGCTAATAGAAGTAGCATCAGGGGAGAGAAAAGGCCACCGGCTAaaaagatgcccatatatccaaccgatttctcggcatgagcacttgatagagtgaacaaggggaaggtgtctacACATTTGAGcgcttgcaaacactagaatagctctacgctgatggtgagaaaactcaggtgacatcacaagaattcttctaaccacagcaGCTAATCCTCTTGCTCAACAAGGCActgaaatgagcgacacaatcgccctatgcacaagaattcttctaaccactcaagaccctcatagtaAGGAATTAGACCATAGAGGGTCTAGCATAGCCAAGGGCACTAGTGGAGGCAAGCAGAATGGAAACATAACTAAGCCATTgggttgctctcgccagggttgGATAAGCATTTATAGTCGGTTTGGAAGATTGAatccaagcgcccgtgaagcaataGTGCTCTCATGAAGCTTTAAAATGTAGGCTTATAAGCAGGCAAGGGCATTGCTAGgccctagatcaaggttctctacccatgactatggaCCCTTAGGAATTTGTAGGCTACGTTGAAGCCAGGCAGACCACCAGATCGTTCTAGCTTGCTGCATGTCCACCCAATGTGGCAAACATGTTTTCACGCCAATAGCTGCTCTGTTTTGGTGGCTCATTTCTCAACATGTATTTCTCAGAAGGCGTGCTCCCCTGAGATCGTAGAGATGTGGCCTCGCCTTACCTCCTACTATCGCTCGGCATCTGCTGGAATTCGGGTCCAactgccatgcgcatcccctactATAAAAACAGAGGAAAAATAGGGGAGTCAGTACAGTTGCCTTGTAACCATGTGAACTCAACTTTCCTGCTCACCGCCTCCTCCCTAGGACCTCGTTCTTCAAGCTTGAACCATGTCAGTGGAGAAGCATCCAAGGGAGGAGATGATGTGCGGGACCTGTACGTGACCAGGTAGGCTCTCCGCATGGAGAACTAGGAGGTAGAGCGGCTACGGTCGTGCCTCTCCACTGTGAAGACAACACTTGCCAGAGCTGATAGGGAGACGGCCGTGGCTGAAGCCACAATGGGTTAAGCACAGGCATAGCTTGCTGGTAAGGCATTGTCATTACCATATCTTCTTGTTTTGTATGGCACCATACCTTATTAATTAGTACaattttcttgttcttgctctttcAGCCATCATGGAGCAGCTGAACACCACGTCCGTGCTGCCGCATGGGGCTAAACTTCCTTGAGCGCGTCCATGCTCTACTGGCAAGGATCCGGGAGGTAGTGATGCATGGCCTTCACCACGGGGCTACGTTAGCCCTGGCCGCCGCCCACCTCCATTTAGACATGGACTTGCATGCGGTGGAGTCGGGGTTCCCACCGGAGCTATCGGTCCAAAGGGCTTCATAGGATTTTTTTCCTATATGATTTGGATCCTTTGAAATTTGTGTTTCTCCTATGTTCCTAAGGAGCCATAAGTTTTTGAGTTTCTTTTATCCATTTCTTAGGATTCCATTTTGTAATGTTGGTGGGCCACGAACAGACGAGGAGATCTACCCGCACAAAAATTTGATTTTCGACGAAAATTTCACACCGCGCCGAGCAGTGCCGCCAACATGCATCGAAAATTAGATGTTTCTCTTTTGCCCTCCATGCAAAAattaggtttaccatgccatcgattttagacaagggcatttgtggtactgTGATGGCTACATAAAAGCACAAGGAGTCATTGtctctgcctccatctccatcctctagccaccaccgtctctcctcctgctccaaattctagccccatggccttcctctccactctctagccaccCCCCTCTACAACCCCTCTTCGAACCCTAGGCGCCATCGGCACAGCATCTCGACTCATCAATCCCCACTCTCcagccgcaccctctctcatagctTTCCAAACCCTAGCCGGAGCTAGATCCCCTTTGATTCGTCGATAGCAGGTTAGCTGATGGTGGAAGGACCGTCTTGATGGTGGTTAGGCCAGATCTGGATCCCATACTTTGGCACCAGTCACGACCAACCGGATCCAAACCCTAGCTAGAGCCAGATCTGGTACCCCTTCGCTAACGCCAGTCGCACTAGTTCCACGACCACGATGACAAGATGGTTGTGCCAATGACGAAGTGTAGCTAGGGTACACAGAGGAAGAGATACCCAAATTTGTTTTATGATGTGTGCTGTATTATAGTGGTTCAAcctaggatatgtagatagcgatggggttgcatattttctatagttgagtgtagctgacatgtgctttattggattaatgactttcgtataagctgtagttactagttaggcacttatttgcatactcttgctctctgttatgttgacatttgctagaagctttagttaataaatacctttgtaatctagatgaataGCCACTAATTGCTTTTGAACAAGAGCGGGAGGCACAAGTCACAAAAGAATCATAGGTAGATAGAAGAACCAGGGGTGGTTGTTGAGGGATTTggtgatacagatgaaacatatttAGATTTACAAGATGAGCTAGTGGCCCTTGTAGTTGAGGTGCTTATTCTACCTTGTATTGAGTTCAAATGGGAGGGGCCAAAgggtgtgaaagctctagtttggttttggtgaattgatgaaacccatagtgctaacctagtttatcaaagtggtcatgagataggtagcacattccaagtggtgaagcaaatgaagatcatgacattatGGTGGTGATGCCATggggatgatcaagtgcttggacttgaaaagaagaaagagaaaaacaaaaggctcaaggcaaaggtataagtggtaggagccattttatttcggtgatcaagacacttagcgagtgtgatcacatttaggttcgatagtcgtactattaagaggggtgaaaatcgtattgaaatatggttatcaaagtgccactagatgctctaactcattgcatatgcatttaggatctagtggagtgctaacacccttgaaaatgtttgtgaaaatatgctaacacacatgcacaaaggtgatacacattgtgtttagcacttgggagcaagggtttgaaacttcTCCAGAGGAGTGTCTGCCCAAAGAGTGCGGACAGTCTCATGGtgtcaccggtgccctatacagaaaagactaGGTCTCACAGTGTGCACCGGACGTTGGCCTCAACTAGATCGGTGCGTAccgtcagtggaagcagtgaagatactggcatcggtcttcgaccagacgctagcTAACTATGTCTAGTCCCACTGACATGGCAGCGCACAGTGAAGATGCTAGCATCGGTCTTTGATCGAACGCTGGGTCactacatgaccggacgctggctgactACGTCCGGTCCCGCtaatgtggcagcgcacagagaagacagtgagtgaccggacgctgggcgagtCTGGTAAGGCAtaaccg
This region includes:
- the LOC136495814 gene encoding uncharacterized protein, with the protein product MAPSNQPFTLRSILEKDKLNGTNYVDCIRNLRIVLRAEKKEEILDTPLPEEPTDNAPAAEKNAYKRACDVDLETQARTERFNVSKAFAETKLAEGVIVGSHVIKMVGYTQRLEKLGFPIGPKLDTDFILASLPPSYGNFVANYNMHGAEKGLNELCGMLKIAEDDIKKGVGSSHVMAVQNKPKFKKKGNSWKKKKGKAKDEISKPNPLAPKAGPPADAECFHYHGKGH